In Cryptomeria japonica chromosome 5, Sugi_1.0, whole genome shotgun sequence, the genomic window CCAattcgatgacgatgaatcactcactgcaacaaaaagaagatcaagcatggagacaacctgctatgagcatcatctggatactcaaaaATAGTAGAAATACtgatacaatccaagtctcatgggagccatgcacaaatgtgtacaatctaagtctcaaatggagccatgcaccaagtctcacaagatattcctaatctatgtatacaagaggattacatcaaatatgtgaacaatgacaagatacaaagaggtgttgcactttatgatagtgcgagtacaacattgctcatgcaagagcatacaacatgatagtgaaaatctagaaacatgaagatgatgccaccaagaagccctgtagaatttGGCAAAAAAAGatgcctctgattgggatgtggccaagagatataaaggagaaaaTCAACCCCCCCCTTGACTGtcagttggaagcactgcaagacaggtgtgaaatgacaagaaaaaaagtgttcccaaattgacttattaaatgatgtttgtgtttttaaaagtttttaaaaatctaaataaaaacaacttattatgcccatgcaaaaaaactttattaaaaaataaagaaaaaaaatgcaaaataggtgatagtcatttttttgaaaaaaaatgatattaaaaaaactttaataaaaatttattaaagaccaAAAAACCTTcataaaaaactttattttttttgttattaaaaaaacttatttaaaaaaataagaaaaaacttttttttttaattaaaaaaacatttttttaaaaaattaaaaaaattttaattaaaaattgaaaaaaaatcaaccCCTTATGGGATTGGCATACCCATAGGTAGCCTGCGGTACACGCAGAGACCACATGCGGGCCGCAGGTTGTCTACGGGACCCGCAGGTACCCTGAGATACTGCAGGGTCTGCAGGGCTACAGGTACCCTACGGTACTTGCAGGTACACCTGCGAGCTGCAGGTGGCCTGCGGGCCAATAAAGACCCCCCACCCCcccttttaaatttcttttttgatttcttaaaaaaatgaaaaaacaaaaaaatgcccCCCACCcccaatatttaattttttattttttatttttcaaatttccagaaataatttaaaaaatggaaaaaataaaaaaaatattttcagaccTGTACCTGCAAGTCCGTACGGTGGGCTGGGAGGAGAGATTTTTTCAACTTGGGGTGACGGAGGCCGATTTCAACGAATTGacagtcgatcttggggtttttgggccttttgagttcAATGGCGATGACAGATTTtactaaaaatgctccaaaattgcagatcgctgttggaacaagtcaccaccctccaccttgaAATGACTCTAGATTTGGCTTCGGATGTCGGATTTAGATGAAATAAAAGGCGATTCTTACTTTcacgaacctcctcaatccaatggtgacctcaaatctaacccaacaagctccaataataacatgcaatagaaagctccaaaatgcaaaccacaaaattctctcaattggcaaaccaatggtactctaatggctctgataccatgtgagattttgccaagatcaagaggcaatggaaagcacaaataagagagaacaaaatagatgatagaaataaactgtattctatcaagatgaaaaatataatcaactagatcattaagcattcaattacatacaatgtagatgagcctgattatataggcaagacttatggatatgtgagcacacaaacatgacatgtggctcaataagaaacaagggtaggtaggaaataggtgtgggtaggtaggagaaataatataatagtccacatgaggtggatcacccactgaatgtggagtgtaacaacaagatcaacaccataaaaggtggaaattctcctacacagactatcccaatgtggcacaaacacccaagtgtctcatacccaaactactatgaaatgcattacctaagtaaacttaagtagagtgtaataatatccatgatgaataattatttacagcaACATAGTCTAAAATATCTTTACTTGAGTTGTCCTCACATTAACTAGAAAAATCAATTTAAGTTAGATATTTTTATTCAATGTTATCTattcatatattatatattataacatattatatataaatatatcatcTTATTGTAAAGCATATGTAGGCCAAGTCATGATGTAAGAATGTTGTATATAGGGGTTTTCTCAGCACAAATACATGGcttatgaagtcaactatgcaaAAGTGGTGTATGTAGTGATGGATGTCAATAGAGATGTTGAaaatcacaaaggaaaatacaatggAGAGGACAagatggtaaaatagaagatttgaTTAAGAAATATAATAGCTAGATTTTTTATGCTATAGCTTAAAAACACTAATATCTATTTATGACTTTTAATAGAAGATACAAGGGATTACAAAGGATGAATGAAAACAAAAGAATAGCAcacttaaattttatatattatatatatatttatataattgtaAGATtgctttatttataataaaataatgataTATTTATATAATGTTCAAGATTTGATTAAGAAAGATAATAGATAAGCTTTTTATACTATATAttaaaaagacaaagaaaaatatctatttATGACATCCAGAGAAAGTTGAGGACTACATttcaaaaatgaagacaaaagaaTAATAGGCATAGATTCCAGTAtaccatatatatatttatatatttgccAGCCTAATTTATTTCGTAATATAAGGATGATTCAGTCATCCAATATTTTTGGTTTAAACTTCACATATTTACTTTGCGAAAGATAAATATACGCTTTGAATAATGCAATTTGGATGCGATAATATCTACCGATGGAAGGTACTAAAATACAATTTATCTCGCTAACAACGAAAacgattatttaaaaaaaacatatttcACTGTACTAAGAAACAACTCATCCAATTTTTTTATCTGTTGCAGGCCTTGGAAATGCAGAACGACCGTTGCCATAAAACAACAAAAGTCGACCTACTGAAACATACTGTTCCTCTACAAATACAGAGCACAATTCCTTCTGCGGCACATCTTAACATTTGCTCTGTCAAATACATCGTTTTGTAACGCTATGGAGAAAATTAATGTAATAAGATTTGTGGGAGTATTGCTTGTAGGGCTCTTCATTTTAAATCCTTGTGTGAGTTATAGTACTTTTACTGCGTGGGAAGGGCCTGGGTGTGACTTCGCAGGTATCGTTTACATGGGTTGTGATTGTTTCAGCATGGACTATCACGGAGCATTTGATTTTATATTTGAAGGACAGCCTGTCCATCTCTTTGATGACGATAATTGGGTGGGTAACCCGCATACTACTCTTTCTGTCAATACAACCGACTGCAATCATGGGTTTGGCTGGAAAAGCCTCATTATTCCGTGCTGATAATGTGTCTTTAACAACTATTGCTATGCATCGAGGAGTATTACTATGAATAAAGACACTGTTATTGTGTGCCTCTCGTTGTGTCTATTATAGTAAGAGTTAGGTGAGGATTTTTATCTGGTGCGGTGTGTTAAATTTAGTATGATTTGGATTTGGTCTTTACGATTGAGATGCATTCTTACAGTTAAATGTAGTCGGATTTGCATCTGGTCATTAGATTGATCCGTAGTTTTTAAGTTAAGGCAGTGGAGTTTGTAATCAACCCTTCATAATTGAAGACTTTGTTTAGAAGGAGATTTACTGTTTAAGCGTTGAGTTTAATGGGTTAAAGTATTGAAATTCTATAGAATTATTTAAACGATTGTTTACTTTAATCAACTCTAAATTGTCGATCCTGGAATTCATGAAATGATGATTTgtaacaaatttatttttttacaaaatttCTAAAGGGAAGAAAAATTAAGAGCACCAATCATATGCCAATTTTGAGCTGGCATATTATTCAACTTTTTGTATTTGAAACCTTTTTCAATGTAATgaaaatattgcagtaaaatataTTTGAATATGGACTTTGAAAGCATCATATGTACCTAAAATTAATGAACTTGTTTCTACTTTATGTACAACATGACCTATATCAAattcattttctttattatttaagCTATATAAGAATTTAGTTTGATGGAGTCTTGTTGGTAGGTCAAAAATTATGTCATGATAAGCGAGTATAAAACTTTCTTGAATAGTATATAGTATCCTTCACTATTTTGGATAATTATATGGAATTTATTCAATTATTAGATTAGGGTTTGCTTTATTGGTGAATATTTGCCAATAGAAAATATATTGTACCGATtagggggtggccatgtcacccagattttaaaaatatttgtcaaacacACAACTCAATCACCCATTGTTTTAGGTAATTAATTGTATTTGTAGTAAGATTTCGCGAATAGAATCTATGTTTTCCACAtggtaaattcaatattttcacCTACACTTTTCAaggttgtcttaatagatggcCATAATTCGCGAATagccatataaatatttattggcCAGGATGACCCAATTCGCCTGAGATTTCGTGGAAGCGTGTctcaattcaccccaatttttgccaactctattataattgccaattaattggacgaccgataatcgcctcaaaaattacgtAAGACATGTTATAGTTAAGcatgattcaccaaatatttgtataccatataaaattcccatcgagctcaccaaataaggattggtataaatacagtaAAAGATTAgatttatctctacacaatttggtcggTTATGAGCTCTCAATTCAGATCACTAGGAAAGTCTCAGAAATTTTTTTGGTAGATACCCAGGTTAGCTAGAATGATATAGTTGACTTGGGTCATAATACCATAGATGTTAATGCGCaagaggggaaaagaaaagccaaataaaaaaaaaggtcaggagtgggatatgttagtgacGAATTTTCAATTTAATTGGGAGTCAAAAGTTAATTGggtgtcaaagtatccattcattgaactagtagagaatccaattgaaggtgagccttcAATAGAATATAGGTGTAAGTTTTACACTTGGAAACATAAAATGAAAAAGAGGTTGTCgctaaaaattgacaccatagaaaagcatatgggtaatgtttatgaaaaacaaatgatagatggagttgaaaaaGCAGTGATAAGATGGGaaaaaaggaggaatgtaagcatgtgaggaatgtcaaaGAATTTTATTTTCAAGAGAAGATACAGATGAAGCCTGTTGAATTTAAAGATTCTATTGAAGCTATTCTTTGAAAAGcgatgcaaatagaacaactgggaaaagttgttcagttaagtgttattttttatattttgagttaaGGGCATGCTATGAGAGACTACCCATCAATGAGtgatttattacactttttgaaatctcttaactatcctaatagtcactggtcagtaaatagtggatgggattatacaagttatcttgttgaggttgaaaaataatatataaaggaaaaaataagagagtcacaATTCATTGCGTTGTCTTTAGACAAAGTTAAGATAGTAGATAATACTtcgtgggtatgcatgcatgtttatactatacagaatcatgcccgccaacctcatctactatatgtTGCTAAATTGAAGAATATTGTGACAACAAAAAATTATTTCAACTAGTATAGAGTTGTTTAATTGAATATGAAGGTATTGATAACTTGAGGATTGCCAAAAACTTGGCGTATGTTGGAGcaaatggagcttcagtaatgcaagatTACAAGAATGGTCCTTGTACAAAGATGGAAAGTTCTTGTGCACCCTACATTATTGGCATTCATTGTATGGCCCaaagaatgaatctagcttttggaattgtgagcaagcatGCTCCCGTAAAAAAAATGAACATTTAATCAAAGAGTTCTACTCACACTTTCGTTGAAGTCCcaaatgatttatggaatttcaacactctGTTGATGGAATAACCGATGGGAACAAGATTCTTAATAATAATGATACTAGATGAATCTCTTTGGATGGACCAGTgcatcaatttttttcagattatcCATACTtcattggactatttcacacaaatcATGATGAATTAGAGCAACCAAAATCTCCTGACCTACTTCAAaggttaagtaatatagagacactcttaactttagtagctcttctccccatactagaggaaatgaggaatattatgaaaaaatcctagcaaagagctctgtatattgcagaatatgctaagtTGTATAAGATGACATGCCTCATGCTTGATAATCTCTATGGATCTCAACTAATATTGTCTAATAAAAAATTTGATAAGTTGTGGACATTCACAAATTTGAATAATCCTAATAATGTTTTATAGATCGGGGCAAATGGGGAGTTATGTGTTAGTGTACGTGGACTTGAGATACCAATATAGTACTTTGCCATAGTCGAGCCGGAACCAAGACAGcaccccaagaagcaactagcaagagttataAGGGAAAATTttagcaagattgttgagtctgtaactgcttctatgaagaaaattgcctatgatctttcctcacatatTAGAAGCAGATCCCCTCTTGAGaaaatacttgaagccatgtctattttgTTTTCTCAGTATTAGAACCTCAAGAGTATAGTTAATTCTCAAACTAAGCTACGCACTTTGATAAATCACTTTTGCAAGTCCAAATAATTTagtggagtaactataaatggaattttAAATCAAACTCTTCTTATAGAGCAATAAGCCCATTTTGCATACAATATGAGGGAAAAATGTCATGTAATGGAGAACCTTcacaaagagggatcagtaacaatgCTTTGGACAAATCTAGTTCGGAGCAAAGTGATGTGTGATTCAATATCAGAATATTTCAAGCTTTTTTATTTATGTCTTTCCATGACATTGGATTCGGTGGAGGATGAGTGATTTTCAAtactttggggttcctaaaatcaaaccTAAAAGACAAACTAGATgagaatttggaaaattgcttgaggctctatacatctaggtatggtGTCCGCACATTTCTTTATGATAGGGCACTAAAAATCTGAAGGtctaaatgtgaaagaagaggtttgggcaacacttgaAACCAAAATGGGAGTGAGACAATTTGAATCGtgtactagacctactggtagGATTCAGATGCAATTCAGTGGAGGTATGTAGACTCAAGgtgaagaaaacatagacaagaatcaagGAAGCTCTGAATTTGTTGAGGAGGACTAGAAACTTTAGGATATTTAGCGCTAGAAGTTCCTAGGTGTTTATtgatcttattactatatctcatcattcatattacaaaaacttattattgtggttgataacttgatgaaattttgtgtctgtcaactttttgcaattaaaatttaatattgatttgcaattacatttttcaactttctaatttcagattgaaaataccaaaataaaagagtgtaatgtgt contains:
- the LOC131042548 gene encoding antimicrobial peptide 1-like encodes the protein MEKINVIRFVGVLLVGLFILNPCVSYSTFTAWEGPGCDFAGIVYMGCDCFSMDYHGAFDFIFEGQPVHLFDDDNWVGNPHTTLSVNTTDCNHGFGWKSLIIPC